In Pseudomonadota bacterium, the sequence GAGCCTCATCGGCGCCGTCCATGGCGAGCTGCAACCCTTGGTGCCGATGGCGACGCTCGACCCGGTCGACGACGTCGCCGCCAAGCTCGGCTCGCGCGGGATCCCGGCCGGCCTCATGCAGCTGGGCAGGCTCGGGACGGACAAGCAGGTTTACATCCCCTGGATGCAGGCCACCTATGTGCTGGCGGTGAACAAGCGGGCGCTGCCCTACTTGCCCGCAGGTGCGGATGTGAACGCGCTCACCTTCGAGCAGCTCACCCAATGGGCGAAGGCGATTGCGGACAAGACCGGACAGCGCCGGCTTGGCTTCCCCGCCGGCCCCAAGGGGCTCTTCGCCCGTTTCCTTCAGGGCAATCTCTATCCCTCCTACACCGGCTCGATGGTGACGGAATATCGCTCGCCCGAGGCCGAGAAGGCGTGGACCGACCTCAAGGCGCTCTGGGCCTATGTCAATCCGAACTCGACCAACTACGACTTCATGCAAGAGCCGCTGATGGCGGGCGAGGTGTGGATCGGCTGGGAGCACGTCTCGCGGGTGAAGGACGCCTTGCAGGCGGCACCCGGAGACTACCAGGCGGTGCCGTCGCCCTCCGGACCGAAGGGCCGCGGCTATATGTCGGTCCTCGTCGGCCTCGCCATCGCCAAGGGTGCCCCGGACCGCGCCGATGCGGTCGCCTTGATCGAGCATCTCTTGAAGCCTGAAATCCAGGTCGCAACCGCGGCCGAGGTCGGCTTCTTCCCGGTCGTCGACACCCCCTTGCCTGCCAACCTGCCGGCCGGCACGAAGCTGCTCGCCGAAGGTGTGGCCAAGACCCAGAACGCCAAGGACGCGCTGGTGGCGCTGCTGCCCGTCGGCCTCGGCGACAAGGGCGGGGAGTTCAACAAGGTGTACTTCGACACCTTCCAGCGCATCGTGCTCCGGGGCGAGCCCATCCGCGCCACCCTCGACGCCCAGGCCGAGGTGCTGCGCGGCCTCATGACCGCGACCGCGGCTCCCTGCTGGGCGCCGGACAAGCCAAGCCAAGGCGCCTGCCCGGTCAAGTAGGTCCGGTCCCGTGCAGGTTGAGACAAGCCCCCACCCTGCCCTCCCCCACATTCGTGGGGGAGGGTTTGATGACGTGCCGCGCCCAATCGTCCCGCCCCCTCCCCCACGCGTGAGCGTGGGGGAGGGTTGGGGTGGGGGCAATCGGGCAGGCGAAGCGGACATCGCCCGATGACCCAATCGCGCGCGCTGCCCTATCTCTTGATCGCGCCTTCCATGATCTTCCTCGGCATCTTCTTCGTCGTGCCCTTGGTGCAGACGATCCTCTTGTCCTTCGATGCCGGCGGCGGCCTGTCGCTTGCCAATTACGCGCGCATGGTGAGCGATCTCAACTTCGCCGTCGCCATCCGCAACACCTTCCTCCTGGTCTTGACCGTGATACCGCTGCAGGTCGCCCTGGCGCTGGCCATGGGCATGATGCTGCAGAAGATGCATCGCGGCCGCGACGTCGTGCTGTGGATCTGGACCATTCCGCTCGGCGTCTCGGATCTCGCAGCCGGTCTTGCCTGGCTCGCCATCCTGCAAAACACCGGATATCTCAACACCGCGCTCTACGCCCTCGGGCTCGTCGACGGGCCGACGCCATGGCTCAACAGCGAGACGCCGGCGACCTTGTTCATCGGCGTGGTGCTGACCGAGATGTGGCGGGCCACCGCGATCGTGCTCATCATCCTCGTCGCCGGATTGCAGCTCATACCGAAGGAGTACGGCGAGGCCGCGGACATCTTCGGCGCCAGGCCCTGGACCAAGTTCACCCGCATCACGTTGCCGCTCCTCAAGCCGAGCCTGCAGTCGGCACTGATCTTGCGCACCGTGCTGGCCTTCGAGGTCTTCGCCGTCGTCTACGCGCTGGGCGGGCGCAACTTCCCGGTCATCGTCGGCGAAGCCTTCGTCTGGCAGCACGACAACCAGAATTACGGCGTCGCCGCCGCCTATGCGGTGCTCGTCATGGTGATTTCGCTCGGCGCCACGCTGGTCTATCTGAAGGCGATCCGCGTCGATCCGGAGCAGCAGGCATGACCGGCGCCAGGCGCTCCCTCTATGTCGCCGGCCTCCTCACGCTGTGCATCTGGGTGCTGGTGCCGATCTACCTCATCGCGCTCGGCGCCTTCGGCGGGCGCCTGGCCGTGTTCAAGTGGCCGAAGAGCTGGATGCCGCTCGACGCATCCTTGGGATCCATGGAGCTCTTTCTGAGGATCGAGGGGGTGTGGCATGCCGCTCTCAATTCGGTGATCGCCGCCGTGCTCACCATGGTGTTCTCGATCGCGCTGGGCGCGCCGGCCGGCTATGCCCTGGCCCGCTTCTCCTTCCGCGGCGCCAACGCCTATCGCTTGATGATCCTCCTCACCCGCGCCTTCCCGCTTGCCATCCTCGCTTTGCCGCTGACCGTCATCTTCATCCGCGTCGGTCTCTACGACACGCCCTTGGGCGTCTCGCTGGTGCATACCGCCTTGGCGCTACCCTTCGCCGCCCTGGTGACCGCCAGCCTGTTCATGGGCATTCCCCGGGAGTTCGAGGAGGCGGCGTGGGTCTTTGGCTGCTCGCGCCTGCAGGCCTTCCGCAAGGTGATCCTGCCGCTGGCGCTCCCCGGGATCGCGGCCGCCGCGATCTTCGCGTTCATCATCTCCTGGAACGAGGTGTTCGCCGCCTCCGTGCTGACAGTCAGGGAGCGGACCCTGACCGCCTATCTCTTGAGCGTGCTCGCCGAGTCGCCGATGCATTACCGCTTTGCCGGCGGCTTCATGCTGATCGTGCCTTCCGTCGTCTTCATCTTCGCGGTCCGCCGCTACCTGTTCGCCATGTGGGGCGTCTCGAGCCGCTGAACGGAGAAAATCATGGCCGGCATCCGCATCGACGGCATCGTCAAGCGCTTCGGCAGCGTGACCGCGCTGGAGGAGGTCGACCTCGAGATCGCCGATGGCGAGTTCGTGGCGCTGCTCGGCCCGTCCGGCTGCGGCAAGACCACGCTGCTTCGCATCGTTGCCGGCCTCGAATCCCAGACCGCGGGTCGGGTGCTCATCGGCGATCGCGATGTCAGCCACTTGCGGCCCGCCGAGCGCGGACTAGCGATGGTGTTCCAGAACTACGCCGTCTTTCCGCACATGACCGTCTACGACAACGTCGCATTCGGCCTGGTCATGCAGAGCAAGACGCGCGAGGTCGTCGACAGCCAGGTAAAGAAGGCCGCGGCGCTTCTGCATATCGAACCCTATCTCGAGCGCTACCCGGCGAAGCTCTCCGGCGGCCAGCGCCAGCGCGTCGCCGTCGCCCGCGCTCTCGCCGTGGAGCCGGCGGTGCTGTTGATGGACGAGCCGTTGTCCAACCTCGACGCGCTCCTGCGCCTGGAGATGCGGGCGGAGCTCAAGTCGGTGCTGCGGCAGGCGGGAACCACGACCGTCTATGTCACCCACGACCAGACGGAAGCCATGGGCCTCGCCGACCGGATCGCCGTCATGCACGGCGGCAAGATCGTGCAGGTGGATACGCCGACCGCGGTCTATAGCCGGCCGGCGACGAAATTCGTCGGCGGCTTCGTCGGCTCGCCGCCGATGAACTTCGTCAGCGCCCGCGCCGAAGCGGGCCGGGTCTCCTTGGGCGGGTTCACGCTGGCCGCGCCGACGTCCGGCCCGGTGGTCCTGGGCTTTCGCGCCGAAGACGCGCGTCTCACCGGCTCCGATCGCGGACTGCCCTTCACTCTCAAGGTCGCCGAACCCATGGGTTCGCACCTGCTGCTGACCGGCAGCGTCGACGGTGCCTTGGTGCGCGTGGTGGCGCCGCCCACGGCCACGGTCAGGACCGGAGACGTGATCGGGCTGGCGCTCGATCCCGAGCGGGTGGTGTGGATGCATCCGGACAGCGGGCTGGCGTTGGGATCGGCCGCATGAAGCAGGCGGAACGCAAGGCCTCCGATTTGGATGCGAGCGCGCACGCGATCCTCAGCGCCAATGACCGCGGCGGCTACTCCGTGCCGAACGGCAAGGTCTATCCCTTCCAGTGGAACTGGGACGCGGCGTTCATCGCGTTCGGCT encodes:
- a CDS encoding extracellular solute-binding protein, producing the protein MSKTAIAAFAAVLSALSLLALPMRTARADVLFLSTQLRPIEDAQKVREVLLKGGPKTTFVTDEPAQLPIRLKAEQDAGKRTVSLIGAVHGELQPLVPMATLDPVDDVAAKLGSRGIPAGLMQLGRLGTDKQVYIPWMQATYVLAVNKRALPYLPAGADVNALTFEQLTQWAKAIADKTGQRRLGFPAGPKGLFARFLQGNLYPSYTGSMVTEYRSPEAEKAWTDLKALWAYVNPNSTNYDFMQEPLMAGEVWIGWEHVSRVKDALQAAPGDYQAVPSPSGPKGRGYMSVLVGLAIAKGAPDRADAVALIEHLLKPEIQVATAAEVGFFPVVDTPLPANLPAGTKLLAEGVAKTQNAKDALVALLPVGLGDKGGEFNKVYFDTFQRIVLRGEPIRATLDAQAEVLRGLMTATAAPCWAPDKPSQGACPVK
- a CDS encoding sugar ABC transporter permease, whose protein sequence is MTQSRALPYLLIAPSMIFLGIFFVVPLVQTILLSFDAGGGLSLANYARMVSDLNFAVAIRNTFLLVLTVIPLQVALALAMGMMLQKMHRGRDVVLWIWTIPLGVSDLAAGLAWLAILQNTGYLNTALYALGLVDGPTPWLNSETPATLFIGVVLTEMWRATAIVLIILVAGLQLIPKEYGEAADIFGARPWTKFTRITLPLLKPSLQSALILRTVLAFEVFAVVYALGGRNFPVIVGEAFVWQHDNQNYGVAAAYAVLVMVISLGATLVYLKAIRVDPEQQA
- a CDS encoding carbohydrate ABC transporter permease encodes the protein MTGARRSLYVAGLLTLCIWVLVPIYLIALGAFGGRLAVFKWPKSWMPLDASLGSMELFLRIEGVWHAALNSVIAAVLTMVFSIALGAPAGYALARFSFRGANAYRLMILLTRAFPLAILALPLTVIFIRVGLYDTPLGVSLVHTALALPFAALVTASLFMGIPREFEEAAWVFGCSRLQAFRKVILPLALPGIAAAAIFAFIISWNEVFAASVLTVRERTLTAYLLSVLAESPMHYRFAGGFMLIVPSVVFIFAVRRYLFAMWGVSSR
- a CDS encoding ABC transporter ATP-binding protein, coding for MAGIRIDGIVKRFGSVTALEEVDLEIADGEFVALLGPSGCGKTTLLRIVAGLESQTAGRVLIGDRDVSHLRPAERGLAMVFQNYAVFPHMTVYDNVAFGLVMQSKTREVVDSQVKKAAALLHIEPYLERYPAKLSGGQRQRVAVARALAVEPAVLLMDEPLSNLDALLRLEMRAELKSVLRQAGTTTVYVTHDQTEAMGLADRIAVMHGGKIVQVDTPTAVYSRPATKFVGGFVGSPPMNFVSARAEAGRVSLGGFTLAAPTSGPVVLGFRAEDARLTGSDRGLPFTLKVAEPMGSHLLLTGSVDGALVRVVAPPTATVRTGDVIGLALDPERVVWMHPDSGLALGSAA